A single genomic interval of Anopheles marshallii chromosome 2, idAnoMarsDA_429_01, whole genome shotgun sequence harbors:
- the LOC128708811 gene encoding testis-specific serine/threonine-protein kinase 3-like, producing the protein MSTKGEQPIPSSIEALGYRWLKRISEGAFSKVHLAEYHNRRMNCIETVACKLIDTKRCSEKFRKRFLPRELTILLHVRHPYIIRIHAIVKCRSKICIFMRYAEMGDLLSFVIEHGPLGEPQTRIWCRQLALAVQYLHESGIAHRDLKCENVLLSANLNVKLSDFGFARYVAEKNRQPQLSTTFCGSFDYSAPELLKGKPYNPKSSDLWALGVVLYMLLNKSVPFKGKTRQVYEQQLTRAWKFRSRVNDALSPEVKTLVRSLLEPNPMIRWTIEKVLVCDWLIQDRRLRSLNAEEFSALAEARIFARSSADMERVKEKLRLMENTEQSVTMIKETGSKLSFRKQSDSLISQRASLAEQASDSKPRYSK; encoded by the exons ATGTCAACTAAAGGAGAGCAACCTATACCTTCATCAATAGAAGCACTAGGCTATCGATGGTTAAAGCGGATAAGTGAAGGTGCATTTTCAAAG GTACATTTAGCAGAGTATCATAACCGAAGAATGAATTGCATCGAAACGGTAGCCTGTAAACTGATCGACACAAAAAGGTGTAGTGAAAAGTTTCGCAAACGATTCCTTCCAAGGGAACTAACGATCCTGTTGCATGTGCGCCACCCCTACATCATCCGCATACATGCCATTGTTAAATGTCGAAGTAAAATTTGTATCTTCATGCGATACGCTGAAATGGGTGATCTGCTATCGTTCGTTATTGAACACGGTCCGTTAGGAGAACCGCAGACGCGCATTTGGTGTCGACAACTTGCGTTGGCCGTCCAATATCTTCACGAATCGGGCATCGCACATCGAGATCTAAAGTGTGAAAATGTTCTACTGTCCGCAAACTTGAACGTAAAATTGAGTGATTTTGGATTTGCACGATATGTTGCTGAGAAAAATCGTCAGCCGCAGCTTAGCACAACGTTCTGCGGTTCGTTTGATTATTCTGCGCCAGAATTGCTGAAAGGGAAACCCTACAATCCAAAATCATCGGACCTGTGGGCCCTTGGAGTTGTGCTATACATGCTGCTCAACAAATCCGTACCATTTAAGGGCAAAACTCGCCAGGTGTATGAGCAACAATTGACACGAGCTTGGAAGTTTCGTTCGCGTGTGAATGATGCCTTATCTCCAGAAGTGAAAACGCTCGTAAGGAGCCTGCTCGAACCCAACCCCATGATTCGGTGGACGATTGAGAAAGTATTGGTCTGCGATTGGTTGATTCAAGATCGTCGCTTGAGGTCTTTGAATGCTGAAGAGTTTTCAGCTCTAGCAGAAGCGAGAATATTTGCTAGGTCATCCGCTGATATGGAACGTGTTAAAGAAAAATTGCGACTAATGGAAAATACCGAACAATCAGTAACGATGATCAAGGAAACTGGCTCAAAATTGAGCTTCAGAAAGCAGTCTGATTCTTTAATATCCCAACGGGCCTCACTTGCAGAACAAGCATCGGACTCAAAGCCCAGGTATAGCAAATGA